A section of the Ciceribacter thiooxidans genome encodes:
- a CDS encoding bleomycin resistance protein: MSGNVLVPELAISDWRSSRSFYTDLIGFDVAYERPEEGFSFLCLGDAQLMIDQVGMGRTFALDGAPFERPFGRGLNLQIRVPAVEPILRRLEKAGINPYLSLEEKWYRRDDLEVGNRQFMVADPDGYLLRLYEDLGSRPAT; this comes from the coding sequence GTGAGCGGCAACGTCCTCGTCCCGGAACTGGCGATCAGCGACTGGCGTTCCAGCCGCTCTTTCTATACTGACCTGATCGGCTTCGACGTCGCCTATGAGCGGCCCGAGGAAGGCTTCAGCTTCCTGTGTCTCGGCGACGCGCAACTGATGATCGACCAAGTCGGGATGGGCCGAACATTCGCGCTGGACGGCGCACCGTTCGAACGACCCTTCGGCCGCGGCCTCAATCTGCAGATCCGGGTGCCGGCCGTCGAGCCGATACTGCGGCGCCTGGAGAAAGCCGGGATCAATCCCTATCTTTCCCTCGAGGAAAAGTGGTATCGCCGCGACGACCTGGAAGTTGGCAATCGCCAGTTCATGGTGGCGGACCCGGACGGCTACCTGCTTCGGCTCTACGAGGACCTCGGCAGCCGACCGGCGACGTGA
- a CDS encoding heme o synthase has translation MTVVDNCEALGMDGELRLSEASARDYFALLKPRVMSLVVFTAFAGLVLAPGQIHPVLGAIAILCIAVGAGASGALNMWYDADIDAVMSRTARRPIPAGRILPTEALAFGLTLSVFSVAILGLAVNWFAAGLLAFTIFFYAVVYTMWLKRLTPQNIVIGGAAGAFPPMVGWACVTGGVSLDSILLFLVIFLWTPAHFWALALFKMRDYGAVGVPMLPNVAGIPATKRQIALYAVLTAAAGVAPAFTGLSSSYYGAFAAVLGAGFVYYSIGVWRMPEGDEKMVPAKKLFGFSLVYLFAVFLALLVDHYVVTFATLLGGAN, from the coding sequence ATGACGGTTGTCGACAACTGCGAAGCGCTTGGGATGGATGGCGAACTGCGCCTGTCCGAAGCCAGTGCACGCGACTACTTCGCGCTTTTGAAGCCGCGGGTCATGTCGCTCGTCGTCTTCACCGCCTTTGCCGGTCTCGTGCTCGCGCCGGGGCAGATCCATCCCGTGCTCGGCGCCATCGCCATTCTCTGCATCGCTGTCGGGGCAGGGGCCTCCGGCGCGCTCAACATGTGGTACGACGCCGATATCGACGCCGTCATGAGCCGCACCGCCCGCCGTCCGATCCCGGCCGGCCGCATCCTGCCCACCGAAGCGCTCGCCTTCGGCCTGACGCTTTCGGTCTTTTCGGTCGCGATCCTCGGGCTCGCAGTCAACTGGTTCGCCGCCGGCCTGCTCGCCTTCACCATTTTCTTCTACGCCGTCGTCTACACGATGTGGCTGAAGCGCTTGACCCCGCAGAACATCGTCATCGGCGGTGCGGCCGGCGCCTTCCCGCCTATGGTCGGCTGGGCCTGCGTGACGGGTGGCGTCTCGCTCGACAGCATCCTGCTCTTCCTGGTGATCTTCCTCTGGACACCGGCTCACTTCTGGGCGCTCGCGCTGTTCAAGATGCGTGACTACGGCGCCGTCGGCGTGCCGATGCTGCCGAATGTCGCCGGCATCCCGGCCACCAAGCGGCAGATCGCCCTCTACGCGGTATTGACCGCGGCAGCCGGCGTCGCGCCGGCCTTCACCGGACTGTCCTCGTCCTACTACGGTGCCTTCGCGGCCGTTCTCGGCGCGGGCTTCGTCTACTACTCGATCGGCGTCTGGCGCATGCCGGAAGGCGACGAGAAGATGGTTCCTGCGAAAAAGCTCTTCGGCTTCTCGCTCGTCTATCTCTTCGCAGTCTTCCTGGCGCTTCTCGTTGACCATTACGTCGTGACATTCGCGACCCTTCTTGGAGGGGCAAACTGA
- a CDS encoding cytochrome c oxidase assembly protein has product MAENTKIPAGKGRSNAAILVACVAFVGGMVGMSFAAVPLYRMFCQVTGYNGTTQRVEQVSSVILDRTMRVTFDANVAPGLMWKFKPVERGVTPKIGETVKVHFTATNNSSELKKGQAVFNVTPMEAAAYFNKVECFCFTEVELKPGETKDMPVVFFIDPEIVNTPETKDIGTITLSYTFYPQEETKPVAVLPAGKADGNQKL; this is encoded by the coding sequence TTGGCAGAGAATACGAAGATCCCGGCCGGCAAGGGACGCAGCAACGCGGCGATCCTCGTCGCCTGTGTCGCCTTCGTCGGCGGCATGGTGGGCATGAGCTTCGCCGCCGTGCCGCTCTACCGCATGTTCTGCCAGGTGACCGGCTACAACGGTACGACCCAGCGCGTCGAACAGGTTTCGAGCGTCATTCTCGACCGGACGATGCGCGTCACCTTCGACGCCAATGTCGCGCCGGGGCTGATGTGGAAGTTCAAGCCGGTCGAACGCGGGGTGACGCCGAAGATCGGCGAGACGGTGAAGGTTCACTTCACTGCCACCAACAATTCGTCCGAACTGAAGAAGGGGCAGGCCGTCTTCAACGTGACGCCGATGGAGGCCGCCGCCTACTTCAACAAGGTCGAGTGCTTCTGTTTCACCGAGGTCGAGCTGAAGCCCGGCGAAACGAAGGACATGCCCGTCGTCTTCTTCATCGATCCGGAGATCGTGAACACGCCGGAGACGAAGGACATCGGTACGATCACCCTGTCCTACACCTTCTATCCGCAGGAGGAGACGAAGCCGGTGGCTGTCCTGCCTGCCGGAAAGGCGGACGGGAACCAGAAATTGTGA
- a CDS encoding SURF1 family protein translates to MAEGAAAGRTKLVVSLVLLVVALSVLVSLGTWQVRRLHWKEALIADIEARRTMPPAPLSEVEATAARGEDFEYRAVRVEGRFLNDRERHFFATFDGRTGYYVYTPFQLDDGRFLFVNRGFVPYEMKDPASRREGLLEGRQTVTGLARARLGGKPSWVVPDNDVAGDIFYWKDLSAMAASVGLAEENVVQFFVDADATPVPGGWPKGGVTQIDLPNDHLQYAITWYGLAVVLLVISITAFLRGRKPE, encoded by the coding sequence GTGGCTGAAGGCGCTGCGGCAGGCCGCACCAAACTCGTCGTCAGCCTTGTTCTGCTGGTTGTCGCGCTCTCCGTTCTCGTGTCTCTCGGCACCTGGCAGGTCAGGCGTCTCCACTGGAAGGAGGCGCTGATCGCCGACATCGAGGCGCGTCGCACAATGCCGCCGGCGCCGCTGTCCGAGGTCGAGGCCACGGCCGCCCGCGGAGAGGATTTCGAATACCGCGCGGTTCGCGTCGAGGGCCGCTTCCTGAACGACAGGGAGCGCCACTTCTTCGCGACCTTCGACGGGCGCACCGGCTATTACGTCTACACCCCGTTCCAGCTCGACGACGGCCGCTTCCTCTTCGTCAATCGCGGCTTCGTGCCCTATGAAATGAAGGACCCGGCGAGCCGCCGCGAGGGCCTGCTGGAGGGTCGCCAGACGGTGACCGGGCTCGCCCGCGCGCGTCTCGGAGGCAAGCCCTCCTGGGTCGTGCCCGATAACGACGTCGCCGGCGACATCTTCTACTGGAAAGACCTGTCCGCCATGGCCGCCAGTGTCGGTCTTGCCGAAGAGAACGTCGTCCAGTTCTTCGTCGATGCGGACGCGACGCCGGTCCCCGGCGGCTGGCCGAAGGGTGGAGTGACGCAGATCGACCTGCCGAACGACCATCTGCAATACGCGATCACCTGGTACGGCCTCGCCGTCGTGCTGCTGGTGATCTCGATCACCGCATTCCTGCGCGGCCGGAAGCCGGAATAG
- the tldD gene encoding metalloprotease TldD, with the protein MDTDLLNLFDCDETKLRLVLAETLSGADDGELFVEHAQAESLTFDNGRLKGGSFNTDQGFGLRAVAGEAVGYAHAGELSLSALSRAAEAVSAVTRGHGGSYAAAPQRTNRKLYGEENPIGSPTFEEKVKLLSEVDAYLRDKTDKVRQVTASIAASWQVVEILRADGHRVRDIRPMTRLNISVVAGEGDRQETGSFGIGGRIGFGDFLTEESWKNGADEALRQALVNLDAIDAPAGTMDVVLGNGWPGVMLHEAVGHGLEGDFNRKKTSAFAGRMGEMVAAPGVTIVDDGTIDLRRGSITVDDEGTPSGYNVLIENGRLVGYMQDRQNARLMGMKATGNGRRQGYSHQPMPRMTNTYMLGGDKTPEEIIASVTRGIYAVSFGGGQVDITSGKFVFGCTEAYMIEDGKIGAPVKGAMLIGNGPEAMKRISMVGNDMKLDTGIGNCGKGGQWVPVGVGQPHLRMDQVTVGGTRT; encoded by the coding sequence ATGGATACCGATCTTCTCAACCTTTTCGACTGTGACGAGACGAAGCTGCGCTTGGTGCTCGCCGAAACCCTTTCGGGCGCCGACGACGGCGAACTGTTCGTCGAGCACGCGCAGGCCGAATCACTCACCTTCGACAACGGTCGCCTGAAGGGCGGCAGCTTCAACACCGATCAGGGCTTCGGGCTCCGGGCGGTTGCCGGCGAGGCTGTCGGCTACGCGCATGCGGGCGAGCTTTCGCTTTCGGCGCTGTCGCGAGCCGCCGAAGCGGTCTCCGCCGTCACCCGCGGCCATGGCGGCAGCTATGCCGCCGCACCCCAGCGCACCAACCGCAAGCTCTACGGCGAGGAGAACCCGATCGGTTCGCCGACCTTCGAGGAAAAGGTGAAGCTTCTTTCCGAGGTTGACGCCTACCTGCGCGACAAGACCGACAAGGTCCGCCAGGTCACGGCATCGATTGCCGCAAGCTGGCAGGTCGTCGAGATCCTGCGTGCCGACGGCCACCGGGTGCGCGACATCCGCCCGATGACGCGGCTCAACATCTCCGTCGTCGCCGGCGAGGGCGACCGCCAGGAAACCGGTTCCTTCGGCATCGGCGGGCGTATCGGCTTCGGCGACTTCCTGACCGAAGAGAGCTGGAAGAACGGCGCCGACGAGGCGCTTCGCCAGGCGCTCGTCAACCTCGACGCGATCGATGCGCCCGCCGGCACCATGGATGTCGTGCTCGGCAACGGCTGGCCGGGCGTGATGCTGCACGAGGCGGTGGGCCACGGGCTCGAAGGCGACTTCAACCGCAAGAAGACCTCCGCCTTCGCCGGACGGATGGGCGAGATGGTCGCGGCCCCCGGCGTCACGATCGTCGACGACGGCACGATCGACCTTCGCCGCGGCTCGATCACCGTCGACGACGAGGGGACGCCCTCCGGATACAACGTGCTGATCGAGAACGGCCGCCTCGTCGGCTACATGCAGGACCGGCAGAACGCCCGACTGATGGGCATGAAGGCGACCGGCAACGGCCGCCGGCAGGGTTATTCGCACCAGCCGATGCCGCGCATGACCAATACCTACATGCTCGGCGGCGACAAGACCCCGGAAGAGATCATCGCCTCGGTGACGCGCGGCATCTACGCCGTCTCCTTCGGCGGCGGGCAGGTGGACATTACCTCCGGCAAGTTCGTCTTCGGCTGCACCGAAGCCTACATGATCGAGGACGGCAAGATCGGTGCGCCGGTGAAAGGCGCGATGCTGATCGGCAACGGCCCGGAGGCGATGAAGCGCATCTCCATGGTCGGCAACGACATGAAGCTCGACACCGGCATCGGCAATTGCGGCAAGGGCGGCCAGTGGGTGCCGGTCGGCGTCGGCCAGCCGCATCTGAGGATGGACCAGGTGACCGTCGGCGGCACACGGACGTGA
- a CDS encoding cytochrome c oxidase subunit 3, which translates to MAQAHQKNHDYHIIDPSPWPLLAAVGAFLLTFGGVGYMRYLSGGSFELFGLELAHPWLFFIGLAIILYTMVGWWSDTIKEAHEGHHTRVVSLHLRYGMIMFIASEVMFFVAWFWAFFDASLFPHEAIQASRVEFTGGQWPPKGIEVLDPWHLPLYNTIILLLSGTTVTWAHHALLHGDRRGLISGLTLTVLLGALFSFVQGYEYAHAPFTFKDSIYGSTFFMATGFHGFHVLVGTIFLIVCLLRALKGDFTPKQHFGFEAAAWYWHFVDVVWLFLFFSVYIWGGWGAPLAHG; encoded by the coding sequence ATGGCCCAAGCGCATCAGAAGAATCACGACTACCACATCATCGACCCGAGCCCGTGGCCGCTTCTGGCCGCGGTCGGGGCGTTCCTGCTGACCTTTGGTGGCGTCGGCTACATGCGCTATCTCTCGGGCGGTTCGTTCGAGCTCTTCGGCCTCGAACTGGCTCATCCGTGGCTGTTCTTCATCGGCCTGGCGATCATCCTCTACACCATGGTCGGCTGGTGGTCGGACACCATCAAGGAAGCCCATGAGGGCCATCACACCCGTGTCGTGTCGCTGCACCTGCGCTACGGCATGATCATGTTCATCGCTTCCGAAGTGATGTTCTTCGTCGCCTGGTTCTGGGCCTTCTTCGATGCCAGCCTGTTCCCGCACGAAGCCATCCAGGCCTCGCGCGTCGAGTTCACCGGAGGCCAGTGGCCGCCGAAGGGCATCGAGGTCCTCGATCCCTGGCACCTGCCGCTCTACAACACGATCATCCTGCTGCTCTCCGGCACCACCGTCACCTGGGCGCATCATGCGCTCCTGCACGGCGATCGCCGTGGCCTGATTTCCGGGCTGACGCTGACCGTGCTGCTCGGTGCGCTCTTCTCCTTCGTGCAGGGCTACGAATACGCCCACGCGCCGTTCACCTTCAAGGACTCGATCTACGGTTCGACCTTCTTCATGGCGACCGGCTTCCACGGCTTCCACGTGCTCGTCGGCACGATCTTCCTGATCGTCTGCCTGCTGCGTGCGCTGAAGGGCGATTTCACCCCGAAGCAGCACTTCGGCTTCGAGGCGGCCGCCTGGTACTGGCACTTCGTCGACGTGGTCTGGCTCTTCCTGTTCTTCTCGGTCTACATCTGGGGCGGCTGGGGCGCACCGCTCGCCCACGGCTGA
- a CDS encoding invasion associated locus B family protein, translating into MGVPALLRSGVLALAVAAAAGTGFAQTPQQPGTVRSNHGAWSIICDTPAGASVEQCALMQNVVADDRPEVGLSVVVLKTADRKAKVLRILAPLGVLLKDGMELFIDGNNIGRAYFTRCFAEGCYVEVEIDEELMKILRAGKSAVFALRESADQDRVGIPIELTGFAEGYDALP; encoded by the coding sequence ATGGGTGTTCCAGCACTTCTCAGGTCGGGCGTGCTTGCGCTGGCCGTTGCCGCAGCAGCCGGAACGGGTTTTGCGCAGACGCCGCAACAGCCCGGCACCGTGCGCTCCAATCACGGCGCCTGGTCGATCATCTGTGATACGCCGGCCGGCGCCTCCGTCGAGCAGTGCGCCCTGATGCAGAACGTCGTTGCCGACGACCGGCCGGAAGTCGGGCTCTCGGTAGTGGTCCTGAAGACCGCCGACCGCAAGGCGAAGGTGCTGCGCATCCTCGCGCCGCTCGGCGTGTTGTTGAAGGACGGCATGGAACTCTTCATCGACGGCAACAATATCGGCCGCGCCTATTTCACCCGCTGCTTCGCCGAGGGCTGCTATGTCGAGGTCGAGATCGACGAGGAGCTCATGAAGATTCTCCGGGCCGGCAAGAGTGCGGTCTTCGCGCTCAGGGAATCGGCCGACCAGGACCGTGTGGGCATTCCGATCGAGCTCACCGGCTTTGCCGAGGGCTATGACGCCCTGCCCTGA
- the coxB gene encoding cytochrome c oxidase subunit II: protein MIKRACAALVATTCLLFASAGFADQPAPWQTDLQPAATPIMEQIRWFEHYTLWFIVPITLLVLFLLIAVVLRFRSGSNPVPSKTSHNTTIEIIWTLGPVLVLLFFAIPSFNLLSAQLVQPENPDITIKATATQWQWNYEYQGDKQVSFDSYMLKTDEERAAAGKEDKDAYPRLLAVDNEMVVPVGKTVRLLVTAAPTDVIHAFAMPSFGIKIDAVPGRLNETWFRADREGLFYGQCSELCGKDHAFMPIAIRVVAEDKYVAWLEAATTSVEDANKALMAAVDGADKSVQLADNVSK from the coding sequence GTGATTAAGAGAGCTTGTGCAGCGCTGGTCGCCACGACCTGTCTGCTTTTTGCTTCCGCCGGCTTTGCCGATCAGCCTGCGCCCTGGCAAACCGATCTCCAGCCGGCAGCCACGCCGATCATGGAGCAGATCCGCTGGTTCGAGCATTATACGCTCTGGTTCATCGTTCCGATCACGCTCCTGGTACTCTTCCTGCTGATCGCGGTGGTTCTGCGTTTCCGCTCGGGTTCAAATCCGGTGCCGTCGAAGACCAGCCACAACACGACGATCGAGATCATCTGGACCTTGGGACCGGTCCTCGTGCTTCTCTTCTTCGCGATCCCCTCCTTCAACCTGCTCTCCGCGCAGCTCGTCCAGCCGGAAAATCCGGACATCACGATCAAGGCGACCGCGACGCAGTGGCAGTGGAATTATGAATACCAGGGCGACAAGCAGGTCTCCTTCGATTCCTACATGCTGAAGACCGATGAGGAGCGCGCCGCCGCAGGCAAGGAAGACAAGGATGCCTATCCGCGCCTTCTCGCCGTCGACAACGAAATGGTCGTACCGGTCGGCAAGACGGTCCGTCTTCTGGTGACCGCGGCTCCGACCGACGTCATCCACGCCTTCGCCATGCCGTCTTTCGGCATCAAGATCGACGCCGTCCCGGGCCGCCTCAACGAAACCTGGTTCAGGGCCGACCGTGAAGGCCTGTTCTACGGCCAGTGTTCGGAGCTCTGCGGCAAGGATCACGCGTTCATGCCGATCGCCATCCGCGTGGTCGCAGAAGACAAGTATGTCGCCTGGCTCGAAGCTGCGACCACCAGCGTGGAGGACGCCAACAAGGCGCTGATGGCCGCGGTCGACGGTGCGGACAAGTCCGTACAGCTTGCCGATAACGTTTCGAAATAA
- a CDS encoding DUF983 domain-containing protein, which produces MSEDNAMYPPVDPVKAALGACCPRCGQGKLFDGLTKIKPRCTNCGLDYTFIDAGDGPAVFVILIADFIVVGLAVWTEINYQPPVWLHALLWGPLAVGLSLWLLRTIKALLVALQYKNNASQGTIDRG; this is translated from the coding sequence ATGAGCGAGGACAATGCGATGTATCCGCCGGTCGATCCGGTGAAGGCGGCGCTCGGTGCCTGCTGCCCCCGCTGCGGGCAGGGCAAGCTCTTCGACGGGCTGACCAAGATCAAGCCGCGCTGCACGAATTGCGGTCTCGACTACACTTTCATCGACGCCGGCGACGGTCCGGCCGTCTTCGTCATCCTGATCGCCGATTTCATCGTCGTCGGGCTGGCCGTCTGGACGGAGATCAACTACCAGCCGCCGGTCTGGCTGCATGCGCTGCTCTGGGGGCCGCTCGCAGTCGGGCTTTCGCTCTGGCTCCTGCGCACCATCAAGGCGCTGCTCGTCGCACTCCAGTACAAGAACAACGCCTCGCAGGGAACGATCGATCGTGGCTGA
- the ctaD gene encoding cytochrome c oxidase subunit I, which produces MAGPVAHEEHAHGQGAHHDHHDHKPGFAARWLFSTNHKDIGTLYLIFAIIAGIIGAALSVAMRAELQEPGIQIFHGLASIVYGFEGDAAIDGGKHMFNVFTTAHALVMIFFMVMPALIGGFANWMIPIMIGAPDMAFPRLNNISFWLLVPAFLLLILSMFVEGPAGGYGVGGGWTMYPPLATSGQPGPAVDLAIFALHVSGASSILGAINFITTILNMRAPGMTLHKMPLFAWSVLVTAFLLLLSLPVLAGGITMLLTDRNFGTTFFAPEGGGDPILYQHLFWFFGHPEVYILILPGFGIISHIISTFSRKPVFGYLGMAYAMVAIGAVGFVVWAHHMYTVGLSLGAQRYFVFATMVIAVPTGIKIFSWIATMWGGSLSFRTPMIWAIGFIFLFTVGGVTGVQLANAGLDRSLHDTYYVVAHFHYVLSLGAVFAIFAAWYYWFPKMTGYMYNETVGNLHFWVMFIGVNMVFFPQHFLGLAGMPRRYIDYPDAFAGWNYVSSIGSYISAFGVVIFLFGVFEAFAKKRVAGDNPWGVGATTLEWQLSSPPPYHQWEQLPRVK; this is translated from the coding sequence ATGGCTGGACCTGTTGCCCACGAAGAGCACGCTCACGGTCAGGGCGCGCATCATGACCATCACGACCACAAGCCGGGCTTTGCCGCCCGCTGGCTGTTCTCGACGAACCACAAGGATATCGGCACCCTCTACCTGATCTTCGCGATCATCGCCGGCATCATCGGTGCGGCGCTTTCGGTCGCCATGCGCGCCGAGCTGCAGGAGCCGGGCATCCAGATCTTCCACGGCCTGGCATCGATCGTCTACGGCTTCGAAGGTGACGCCGCGATCGACGGTGGCAAGCACATGTTCAACGTGTTCACCACGGCGCACGCCCTGGTCATGATCTTCTTCATGGTTATGCCGGCGCTGATCGGCGGCTTCGCCAACTGGATGATCCCGATCATGATCGGCGCTCCGGACATGGCGTTCCCACGTCTCAACAACATCTCCTTCTGGCTGCTCGTCCCGGCCTTCCTGCTGCTGATCCTGTCGATGTTCGTCGAAGGTCCGGCCGGTGGTTACGGCGTCGGCGGCGGCTGGACGATGTATCCGCCGCTTGCGACGTCCGGCCAGCCGGGTCCGGCGGTCGACCTTGCGATCTTCGCGCTCCACGTTTCCGGTGCGTCGTCGATCCTCGGCGCGATCAACTTCATCACCACCATTCTCAACATGCGCGCTCCGGGCATGACGCTGCACAAGATGCCGCTCTTCGCCTGGTCCGTTCTTGTAACCGCCTTCCTGCTCTTGCTGTCGCTCCCGGTTCTCGCCGGCGGCATCACCATGCTGCTCACCGACCGTAACTTCGGCACGACCTTCTTCGCTCCGGAAGGCGGCGGTGACCCGATCCTCTACCAGCACCTGTTCTGGTTCTTCGGTCATCCGGAAGTGTACATCCTGATCCTGCCCGGTTTCGGCATCATCAGCCACATCATCTCGACCTTCTCGCGCAAGCCGGTTTTCGGTTACCTCGGCATGGCTTATGCCATGGTCGCCATCGGTGCCGTCGGCTTCGTCGTGTGGGCGCACCACATGTACACGGTCGGCCTGTCGCTCGGCGCCCAGCGCTACTTCGTCTTCGCCACCATGGTCATCGCGGTGCCGACCGGCATCAAGATCTTCTCCTGGATCGCGACGATGTGGGGCGGCTCGCTGTCGTTCCGCACGCCGATGATCTGGGCGATCGGCTTCATCTTCCTGTTCACCGTCGGCGGTGTAACCGGGGTGCAGCTGGCGAACGCCGGTCTCGACCGCTCGCTGCACGACACCTACTACGTGGTGGCTCACTTCCACTACGTTCTGTCGCTCGGCGCCGTCTTCGCCATCTTCGCCGCCTGGTACTACTGGTTCCCGAAGATGACCGGCTACATGTACAACGAGACGGTCGGCAACCTGCACTTCTGGGTCATGTTCATCGGTGTGAACATGGTGTTCTTCCCGCAGCACTTCCTCGGCCTCGCCGGGATGCCGCGCCGCTACATCGACTATCCGGATGCGTTCGCCGGCTGGAACTACGTCTCCTCGATCGGCTCCTACATCTCGGCCTTCGGCGTGGTGATCTTCCTCTTCGGCGTCTTCGAAGCCTTTGCGAAGAAGCGCGTCGCCGGCGACAACCCGTGGGGCGTCGGTGCGACCACGCTGGAATGGCAGCTGAGCTCTCCGCCGCCATACCACCAGTGGGAGCAGCTGCCGCGCGTCAAGTAA